CTTCTGCATGGTCGGCGAGTCCACCGGCTGCAGCTGCACCTCGATCCCGACCTGCTTCAGGTCGTACTGCAGGATCTGCGCGACCGCCGTCGACCCGGCGTCCGACTGGTGCGCCAGCGGCAGCGACAGCGAGGTCACCCCGGCCTCCTTCAGCAGCGCCTTCGCCTTCTCCGGGTCGTGGTGGTAGCGCTTCGCGTCCTCCTCCCGGTACGCGGGCGAGGACTTCGGCCACGGCACCGAGGAGACCGTCGCGTACCCGCCCAGCGCCTGCTGCACCAGCCGGTCCCGGTCGATCGCCCAGGCGATGGCCTGCCGCACCCGCTTGTCCTGGACCTCCGGGAAGGACAGGTTCGCGCCGATGTAGAACGCGCCCGCGCCGGTGTCGTACTGGGTGATCCGGAACCGCTTGTCGTCCTTCAGCGTCGCCACGTCCTTGCCGCGCACCGCGTACGTCAGCTGGGTCTGGCCGGTCTTCACCGAGGACAGCAGCGTCTCCGCCTGCGGGATCACCTTGATCTCCACCCCGTCCAGGTACGGGCGGCCCGGGTTCCAGTACTTGTCGTTGCGGGCGAAGCTCAGCGAGGAGCCCGGCTTGCGGTCGGTGAAGGTGAACGGCCCGGTGCCGATCAACTTGGTGCCCGCCACCGCGTCCTCGACCGACTCCGCATCCGGGATGATCATGAACTCGAAGAGGTCGAACAGGTTGGACACCTGGTGCGCCAGCACCAGCGTCAGCTCGAAGTCGCCGTTCTTGCGGAAGTCCGCCACGGTCAGCGCCGTCGCCCGCAACTGGGCCGAACGCACCGGGTTCTGCAGGTTCTTGATCGCGAACACCACGTCGTCCGCGGTGAACCTCCGCCCGCTGTGGAACGTGACGTCGTCGCGCAGCTTCAGCGTCACGCTCAGCCCGTCCGCCGCCACCTCCCAGCTCTTCGCCAGCTCCGGCTGCGGGCGCAACTGCTCGTCGTAGCGGGTCAGCGTGTTGAACACCAGCCGCTGGAGCAGCGAGTTG
The window above is part of the Kitasatospora sp. NA04385 genome. Proteins encoded here:
- a CDS encoding ABC transporter substrate-binding protein, which produces MNAFSAGSGGPLPLSAISRRALLRGALAGTGLLALSACRSAADASPGADAASGGAASPRRGGVLTVGVGVDFTPALLFAQSANSLLQRLVFNTLTRYDEQLRPQPELAKSWEVAADGLSVTLKLRDDVTFHSGRRFTADDVVFAIKNLQNPVRSAQLRATALTVADFRKNGDFELTLVLAHQVSNLFDLFEFMIIPDAESVEDAVAGTKLIGTGPFTFTDRKPGSSLSFARNDKYWNPGRPYLDGVEIKVIPQAETLLSSVKTGQTQLTYAVRGKDVATLKDDKRFRITQYDTGAGAFYIGANLSFPEVQDKRVRQAIAWAIDRDRLVQQALGGYATVSSVPWPKSSPAYREEDAKRYHHDPEKAKALLKEAGVTSLSLPLAHQSDAGSTAVAQILQYDLKQVGIEVQLQPVDSPTMQKQLISQSMPALWTLSHSFSQAHPATLAVSAYPFNEAKNTSKFSSPEYTAAVQQAWNRSDADSPEAKALYQRVTDILLDEQFIVDLAIAGLVEVAGAQVRGVTLNKYSYLNLDDAYLAG